The following nucleotide sequence is from Deltaproteobacteria bacterium.
GATCGGATTCTTCTCAGGTTGTGAGATTGCCCCGATTCGACAACAATCTGCGTTGCATCAATATTCTGGCGTGCTCGTATTGGTGGGCGAGAAAGCAGTGCAGTAACGGGGCGACGAATGACATACGACGCAACACGTTTCACGTCCCACGTGTTACATCGTGCGTGTTGCGTCGTTCATCGTTACGCGGGAAATTGTAAACGCAAAACCTGAAACGGGTTCGTCAAAACGGCCACAACCGACTCCAGAACCCCTTTTCTTCTTCTTTCGCAGCTTCTTGAGGATTCTCGCGCCTTCTCTTTGCCGCAGCGGCTTCTCTTTCTTCGGTTAACCACGGATAGGGATTGAAACGAGAGAGCCAACTCGGTTTGCCTGTCGGTGTTCCTGGGGGTGGTTGTAGATCTTCTGCCGACGCATAGCTCTGCGTTTCGGGCGTAAAGGCTTTTTGCTCAATGCCAGCTGCTTTCGCATACCGTGGGAGGCAGCACAGCTGATCATGACAGCACGCTGCTTTCTGTTCACAGCAGTCGACTTTTTTGGCTGGGGTTACATACGAACAGGACGTGCACAACATGAACGAGAGCAATACCAAGGCAATGTTTTTCATACTGACGCTTCGGCCTTTTCTTACTGTCAGTCGATAGTTGCGCAGGACCTCAAGTTGCAATGTGAGTACTGGTCTCACATCTCTCTTCCAGCTACGCGGCGATTACCATAGCACGGGTTTTGATAAGGGGAAGCCCTCTATTCCCTCTCTTTTGTAACCTGTACCCTGTCTGCATGTCGCTGAAACTTCTGGCCATGACCATTCGTGTGGCAATGCGTTCGTTACGGCGCAATGCGTTGCGCTCGATCTTGACGATGCTGGGGATTATCTTTGGTGTCGGTGCGGTTATCGCCATGGTAGCGATTAGCCAAGGCGCTGATGCGTTTATTCAGTCGCAGATCAACAGCCTTGGCACAAACATCATCATGGTTATGCCTGGGGCGACAACCTCAGGCGGTGCGCGCTCTGGCTATGGGGCGGCATCGACCCTCACCGTGGCTGATGCGCTCGCGATTCCGCGTGACTGCCCATCGGTTGCAGCCGTGACCTATCTCAAGCGTCAGACCATGCAGGTGGTTGCTGGAAATCAGAACTGGAGCACAATGATTCAAGGCGTCAGCGTCGACTACTTCACTGTTCGTGACTGGCCCATCGTGAGTGGCCGCGTTTTTACTCGTCAAGAAGAGATTACTGCAGCACGGGTAGCGCTGCTTGGCGAGAGCGCGACGCGGAATCTTTTTGCTCAGGGACAGGACCCTCTGGGTGCAACGATTCGTATTCAGAACGTTCCTTTTCAAGTCATTGGCTTGTTGTCGGTCAAAGGACAGACCGGGTGGGGGCAGGATCAGGATGACACGGTGGTCATTCCCTTTTCGACAGCAGAGCGGAAGTTGATCGGTGCGGAAATTCTTGGACTCGTCAACTTAATGTTGGTCTCGGCGCGAGACGCACGCCTGACAACGCAGGCCGAGCAAGAAATACGCACGTTGTTGCGAGCACGACACCGTATCCCTCCTGAGCAGAAAGAAGAAGATTTCAGCTTGCGACGGCTACAAGAGATTGCCGATGCCTCGGCTGGAGCAAGTCAGGTAATGACCATTCTGCTTGCCTCAGTGGCCTCGATTGCACTTGTGGTCGGGGGCATCGGGATCATGAACATTTTGCTCGTTTCTGTCACTGAACGCACACGGGAAATTGGTCTCCGCATGGCGGTGGGTGCAAAAGCACGACATATTCTCATGCAATTCTTAGTCGAGGCTTTTATCCTCAGTTTCGTTGGTGGATTGATTGGCGTCGCGGTCGGTGTCGGGAGCGCACATCTGGTGGCGCGGTTCGCCCATTGGCCGAGCCTGGTGTCCCCTGTGGCTGTGATCGGGTCACTGGTTTTCTCAGGCATAGTCGGGATCATCTTTGGGTATTATCCAGCCTATAAAGCCTCGCGACTCGACCCGATTGAGGCGCTGCGGTACGAATAAAGAAAAAGAATGAGTGCTGAGAAGAGTTCACTATCAGAGCGAGATTCCCAACAACGTGTTCCCACTGGTCACGTCCTCACTTTGCGTGGAACGACACTGCACTATCTTGCGTGGGGAGAGGCTACCAACCCACCGCTCCTATTGCTGCATGGTGGAGCTGCGCATGCGCATTGGTGGGATCATGTTGCTACGGTGCTGGCACGCAACTTCTACGTGCTCGCGCTTGATCTGCGTGGACATGGTGACAGTAGCTGGGTTCATGACAGGGCAGCCTATCAGATTGAAGACTATGTGGCCGATCTTGTCGAAACTGTTGCCACCCTTGCCCTGCCACCGTTCGTGCTGATCGGTCACTCACTCGGTGGTCTTGTCGCCATGTCCTACGCGAGTGCGCACTCGTCGAACCTGCGATCTTTGGTTATCGTCGATATCGGTCCACGGATTGGTAGTAGCCGTTTCATGCGACTACTACGGTGGATGCCATCGCCTGTGTATGCGAACGAGGAGGAGGTCTCTGCTCGCTTTCGTTTATTGCCCGAGCAAACGTCGGCCTCACCCGAACTGTTCCGCTATATCGCGTGGCACAGTGTTCGCCGACAGGAGGATGGAAGCTTCACGTTAAAAGTCGACCGGGCAACGTTCGGTCGTGAACCACGAGACCTCCGTACACAGCTTCCGCATATTCAGTGTCCAACCTTGATCTTGCGCGGTCGCGAAAGTCACAATTTGTCGTCCGAGACGATGGCGGAGATGCTGCGCCTCTGTCCGCACGCACTTGGGGTGGAAATAGCCGGCGCTGGGCATCATATTTTTCTTGACACTCCCCAGGAGTTCCTTGTAGAGGTGCAAAGGTTTTTGTTGGGAGAGTAAGGAGCAAGATGTATGCAGGATCTCATTGAACGTGCAGCACAGCTCATTCGGCATGCACGCAAGACCATTGCGCTGACTGGTGCGGGCATCTCTGCCGAGGGTGGCATTCCGACCTTTCGTGATCCAGGTGGATTATGGGACCGTTATGATCCGGAAGAGTATGCGACGATTGAGGCGTTTCGCCGCACCCCCGGAAAAGTGTGGCAAATGATGCGTGACTTTGTCGAACTGAAAACCGCCCGTCCTAACCCTGGCCACTTTGGTCTGGCCCAGCTTGAACAGATGGGATTTCTGCACTGCATCATCACGCAGAATGTCGATAATTTGCATCAGGATGCCGGAAGTCAGGATGTGGTTGAATTCCACGGCAACATGCGACAAGTGATCTGCCAGGGTTGCCAGAAAGTCTTACCGTTGGAAGACATTGCCCTGGATACGCTTCCACCGTACTGCTCTTGTGGTGGAGTCTTCAAACCAGCCGGTGTGTTCTTTGGTGAACCTATTCCTCAGCATGCTATGTATCGCTCGCAAGAAGCTGCGCAGAGTTGTGATCTGATTCTGGTGATTGGGACTTCAGCCGTTGTGTACCCAGCCGCAGATATTCCACGTGTTGCCAAACAATCAGGTGCCCACGTGATCGAGATCAATCCCGAACGTACCGATCTCACTGGACCGATCGCTGATTTCATCATTCAAGAAAAGGCCGGTGTGGCGATTCCCCAGATTATTGCTGCGATCAAGGCTATGGCGTCGTAGGAAATATTATGAAGCGGGTTTCTGCGCGACGATGCCTGTGGCGCAGCCGTGGAAATAGGACACAAGTTGTGCGTCGAAGCCAGCCGCTCGCATTTCATCAACAACTGGCTCACAGCCTTGAAACCGTTCTGTGTAGACGCCAAGCATACGATAATTGGCCGGGTTGCCGAGTAGTAACCTCCCGAAGATCGGCACGACTTTCTTCAAATACCACATAAAAACTGGACGAAGTACCCAGGTGCGTGGTTCTGGCATCTCAATGGCTGAAACGACGCCCCAGGGCCGCAGGATGCGATAGAGTTCTGTGGCCAGTCCTGACCGTAACTCAGGTGCGAGCGTTTTCAGTCCAAACGCAACGAGCACCCGATCCAGTGAAGCATCAGGCAGGCCGGTTGCCAGGGCATTCCCTTCCATGACCGTTACCGTGTGTTGCGGATGCCGTTTGAGACGTTGACGTGCACCTTCGAGCATGCCCGGCGACAAATCGAGAGCAATGAGTTTGCCGCCCTGGCCGATGCGGTCGAGGATGAAAGACCAGCACTCGCCGCGGCCACACATCAGATCACAGACTGTATGGCCGACTGAGAGATTGGCTTTGTCGATAAATTGACGTCGGAAGCGATGGGAGAACCCGAATGAGGTCAGATAATTGACCCGATCATACGACCCCGCCATTTCATTGAACAGCGCTTGCAGGAATTCAAAAGAGTAGATGGTTTCCATTGAGGCTAGAAAAATATATCACACCTCTCTTCTTGCTTCTCATCGTATGTTGGAGACATCGCTTTTTTTCTAGGACTTGCATGTGCTAGAGTCCGCTCTCAGCATTTCGACATCGCATAAAGGAGGGAACGACGATGGCCAACCCATTCGACGGGACTCATGTGCCCGATGAGACGATGCGGGACACCGCTCCAATTGCCACCCTAGGGGTCTGAAAAGAAAGAAGAGGTTTGGCTCAATGCATTGGCCACCACGTTATACGATTCTCCTGTTGCTCTTTCTGTTGTCATTGGTGAACTACATCGACCGGGTGAATATCTCTATCACTGCCCCAGTGATGATGCCGGAGTTAGGTTGGGACACGGCCTGGTTCGGTGTGGTCTTTTCTGCTTTTGTCGCGGGTTATGCCGTATTTATGATTCCTAGCGGATTACTGGCGGATACGCGTAGTCCGAAAACTATCTTGGCCGTCGCTTGTTTGGGGTGGTCGTTTTTTACGTTACTGACGCCACTTGGACAGTATTCGTTTCTGTTGATGTGGATGCTCCGTTTTCTCGTTGGTGCATTTGAGGCCACGAGTCTGCCGGCAGCGACCGTTATCAACTCGCGCTGGGTGCCAAAGCATGAACTGGGGATAGCGCAGATGATCAGTCTGTCGGGGATTTATGCTGGACAACTGATTGCCTATCCGATCTCTACGTGGATTGTGAAGAGCTTCTCCTGGCGTGCCGTCTTTTATTTTAACGCTGTCGTCGGATTCTTGTGGATTGCGCTGTGGCTATGGAAAGGAGCGGACCATCCGGCGGAAACTACAGGAGAAAAAAGCACAGTACAGAGTGAGAAAACCAAAGTACCTCTGGGCGCGCTTTTGAGTACCCCTGCCGTATTGGCGTTGTCATTAGCGTACTTTTTCTGGGCATACGGCTTGTCGATGGTAGTTGCGTGGTTGCCAACCTATCTTGTCAATGCGCGCGGGTTCACCATGCAGCAGATGGGGTGGGTTGGGATGTTACCTGTAGCTGGCGGGCTGATCGGCGTACTTGGCGGTGGTGTTGCCTCTGACTGGATGACAAAACAAGGAGTGAGCAAAACATGGGCTCGGAAAGGTATTCCAGCGATAGCTATTGCCTGCTCCGCGCCATTCCTGGCAGTGGCTGCAACGATTGTTTCTCCTATGCATGCGGTCTTTGCTTTTGCCGTCTTTCAATTGCTGACCACACTAGGGTTAGTGGCGTTCTGGAGTATTCCGGTTGAGATGAACGGACGGCTGGCAGGGTCAATTGCGAGCATCATGAACTTCGGTGGGAATTTCGGTGGGTTCTTTAGTCCAATGGTGGCGGGCTATATCGTCTCACAGACTAAGGACTGGTCGTTACCATTCTACACTGCTGCGGCAGGGTGTTTGCTTGGGGCAATCGTTTTGGGGTTCTGCGTTCCGGTTCGCTCGATCGAATTTCTTGCCACCCCTGAGTCGAGCAAAGCTTCACAACCCACCACCTCTGTTGGATAAGGCCGGACGTCTACTGTGTGAGGTTCAGGTGTTGGGAGAATGTCGGCCAGCTTTCTTCTTTGCGATTGCATTGTTGTCGAATGGATTCACGTTCAAGTGCATCCAGGAGTTTGATAATACGGTTGTGGTCGATCAGTTCACTATTGAAACGGACAACCACCTCAGTACCTTCAACGGTGAGCTGATACAATGTGTTGGAACTCATCGGTGCAATCCCCTTGCGCATTCTTAACACAACAAGAACGCGTATCGGCTCGGGAACGGAGACCTTAAGAGATCTTCCTGATGATGACATTACGATAACAGAAAAGCACTTGTGATGACTGTCACGATAGACTCAGGAGATTGACTGATGTCGACCGTGAGCACCTCATGCGGTTCTTCAAGCGCGGCGAATTGACTGCCCAAGAGATCGGCACGCATGAAATGCCCTTGGCGTGCCATCAAGCGCTGACGGATCAGAGCATAATCTCCTTTCAGATAGACAAAGCGCACCTGCTTTGGATGTTGTTGCAGTCGACTGCGATAAATTTGTTTGAGTGCTGAACACGCCAGAACCGCAGAGCGGTCATTTTGCAACAGACGAGCGATTAACTGTTGTAACGCGCTAAGCCAGGAATCACGGTCGTCGTCAGTCAACGGAATTCCCTGTTGCATTTTGTCGATATTGGTTTGGGGATGGAAATCATCGCCATCGTAAAACGTCCAACCCAAGCTCTGCGCGAGATGTTGACCAATTGTCGTTTTGCCGGAGCCAGAGACGCCCATGAGAATAATGATCATCTACTCTCAATGCCCAGCTTTAGTAGTGGAGGCAAGACGGGAGGAGAAAATGCAGAAGGCGCTGGAGAAAACGACCCCGTACTTCGACAGGCTCCGCACGAATGGGTAATTCGTAACAATGCAGACACTCCCTCCACCCTTCGACACCAATAGTGTTCAGCACTCGCCTCGCGATGCACGTATGCAGAAGGGTTCCTTCTCCCCGCAGGGGAGAAGGACAGGATGAGGGGAGAGAGCGTGGATGTGACTGACTGCGCAGCGCATCACCCTCACCCTAGCCCTCCTCATAAGGGTAGGTTTTTTGTCCAAGCCACAATTGGCGCGGATTTCCCCTCGTGAGGATCCGCGTGTTCGTCATGCCCGCGCAGGCAGGCATCCAGGAGCTTCACCCTGAACGATTGCGTATTCTCCCTGGATTCCCGCATTCGCGGGAATGACGTCTCGTCTTTTCTCAGCGTAACAGCCTACCCCTAAAAGGAGGGGAGTGGCAGCTGCCGCCTGTCGCTGGTCAAGTTTTGTGCCGAACAGTATCGCTTCGACACGCTCAGGGTAAACGGAGGGCGGTTCCATCACTTCCGCAGGGTGCTCAGGCTGTTCCCGAGCCCGCCACTGTGGTAAGGAGCGGAAAGAGGAGGGCTCTACGATGGCGATTCTCATCACTGGTGGAACCGGTTTCCTTGGCCGACATTTGACACGACATCTCCTGGCGCAGGGGGAAAAAGATGTTGTGGTACTGGATGCAGTACCCAACATGGCTGCGATTGCCGACGTTGCCTCACAGGTGAAAGTGGTACCTGGCGATGTGATGGAAGTGACTGCACTCATTGACACCATCAAGAAATACAAGGTCGAAGGAATCATTCATCTGGCGTATCTTCTTGGCACCGGAGGAATCCGCAATCCGTTGCCGTCGATTAACGTGAATTGTATTGGGACAACCAACATCTTCGAAGCTGCACGACTGACGGAGATTCCCCGCGTTGTCTATATGAGTTCCGTGGCTGTCTATCCGATGCGGACAACACTTGGCGGACCAGAGCTGGGTGAAGATGATCCACCCACACCAGATAGTGTATACGGTGCGTGTAAGCTGTTTAATGAACATATCGCGAGTTATTACGCGCAGGCCTATGGACTCGAGACGATCGGCATCCGTCCGACCTCTGTGTTTGGTATTGGGCGTGGTCAACGACGTGGAGCCGACGCTGACCATTTTATGGTCTCACCAGAGCTCGCGTTACTCGGAAAACCAGTTGTGATGCCGCCACATGAGCAGGTGTCTGATTGGATGTATGTGCTTGATGCTGCCGAGGTGTTTCGCCGGGCCTATTACACAAAAAATCTGACCCACCGTATTTTCAATATGAGTGGCGTGTGCCGGAAAACTGGCGATATCACCGCATACCTGCGCGACATTCTTCCGCAAGCAAAAATCTCAGTTAGTGAGAAGCCGTACGTGATGACCACTCTGGTCAAAACGGACCGCTTGCAAAAGGAGCTGGATTTTACCCCCAAGTACACGGTGGAAGAGGGCATACTTGCATATCTCAACGACGTGCGAAAACGCGAAGGGATGCGATTAGAGTAAGGAATCAGCAAAAGGGGTGAAATATGGACTTCGGAGTCAGTTTCCAATCGCACATTGGTAATAGCTGGAAGCACGCGATGCTTGCTGAGCAGATGGGCTTTGCCAATGCCTGGTTTGTCGACACGCAAATGCTGGCGTCTGACGTGTATGCGTGCATGGCGTTAGCGGCTGAGCACACGTCGCAGATTCGTCTCGGAACGGCAGTGACGATTGTGGGGACACGGATTGCACCGGTGATTGCGCACTCGATCGCGACGATTAACCAACTTGCGCCAGGGCGCGTGATTCTTGGCATCGGCACCGGTCATACTGCGTGGCGAGCAATGGGGATGCAGCCCGTGCGTTTACAAACCTTTCGCCATGCCATTGAAGTGTGTCGAGGATTGTTGCGTGGGGAAGAGATCGAGTATCACGACCGTGGATATCACAGCATGATCCGCTTCTTTGATCGTGAACATGGATACATCAACGTGAAAGATCCGGTACCGATTTATGTCGCGGCGGCGTCGCCTAAAGCGCTGGGCATTGCCGGTGCTCTGGGTGATGGGCTCATCACCATTAGTACTTTATCACCCGAAGTGCTACGGGCGACGTTGGTGCCGGTGGCGCAGCAACGGACTCAGCCAGGAGAGTTTCCTGTTGTGACCGTTGGCATTGCCTGTGTCCTGCGATCTGGCGAAAGTGTGACTTCTCCACGAGTGTTAGCCCGTGTCGGTCCGCGGATTGCCGTAGCGTTGCACTATGGCTACGAAGTCATGCGGCAAGGAAAACCGGCGCCATCATACTTGCAGCCTTTTTTGACACCTGAGTATTGTGCGTACCTCGACAAACGCTGGACTGAGATTCACGCCACGCACTCGCGGTTCCTTCATCCTGGAGAAGAGGCTTTCATTACGCCCGAGGCGATTAAAGCCATGAGCCTCACCGGGACGCGTGACGAGGTCATTAGCGTGCTCAGGAAGCTCTCTGCGACAGGCCTTTCTCAGTTTGTGATCTCTCCACCGTGGGGATATGTGGAAGAGAGCATCGTTGAGTTCTCTCAAGAAATTATTCGCCACTACCGGTAGCCCTGTGAAGGACGAATGGGAGAATGGGAGAATCAGCACCAAGAATGGTGGGGTAGTCTCCGGTTCTCCCATTCTCCACCTCTCTCCTTCAGTACCCGGTTAACGTCCGTACTGGCGGCCTAATCCCCGCACTGTCGGGTGGCTCATTAACTCGCGGATTTTCGGGTCGTTCATTAACTCACCCAGGTTTCCTGAGTGGATTGCCTGCATCAGACGTTCGTCGCTCAAGATGCTCTGCACCAGGGGGTCGTCTCGCATAGAAAGAATGCTGTTCATTGCGGCTGGATCCTGACTGAACGCCTGCTGCAGATCGTTGGTCGAGGGGATCACCGCTGGTGGTGAACTCGATGGGAGAGCCCCAGTATCTGTAACAGACTGTGCTGTTTCTGGCTGCCATTGCTGGGTGGTTGCAGAAGTCTTGTCTGACTGTGTGGGGGCACTTTTGGCTTTGGCCCCGCGAATAGCCTTCACGCGATATTCTGGAATTTCCACATCCCCTAGTGTTTCTGAGCGTAGTCGATAGGTTTTGCCGTCCATCGAGAGGACCTGCGCGCGAATGACACTGCCATCGATAAGCTCGACGTCTCGGAGTGAACTTCCATAGGCGGAAGTGAATGAGCAGAAGAAGGTAAGCAGGGAGAGGGCGAAGAACCGAGTACGCATGATATTTTTACCTCGTAGGACGAACATCGTCCCTTTTCTTTATAAGTGTAGCAAGCTCTTGCTCCTCAACGCCATGACGATTACAGTCTAAGAAGTAAATTTTAGCGAAGGAGGCGTTCTGATGGCAGATCAAGGCTACGCTCGACCAGAAATGTTGACGACAACGGAGTGGGTAGCGGCTCACCTCAACGACGCCAACCTGTGCCTCGTCGATTGTGATAACCGCGACGCATATCGACGTGCACACATTCCTGGTGCCATCACTTTTCGAGGGCATCATTACCTGAAAGAAGAAGAAGGTGCGGTGCATATCATGGGACCAGAGAAGTTTGCTGCGACCATGAGCGCACTGGGCATCGGTGATGACACGTTAGTCATTGCGTATGACAGCTTTAGCGGCCTCTATGCGGCGCGCTTTTGGTGGGCGTTGAATTACTATGGCCATACACAGGCGAAAGTCGTGAATGGTGGCTGGGATAAATGGCTTGCGGAAGGACGCCCTGTGACTATGGCTACTCCGCAGGCTAAAAAAGCAACGTTTACTGTTCGCCCACAGGAAAGCATGATTGCCCGTTGGGACTATGTTCGTGATTCCATAGGCCGCAGTGATCGTACCCTGCTTGATGTCCGCTCTGATGATGAGTGGGCTGGTGTGAACGCGCGCGGCACGAAACGTGGTGGCCGTGTTCCTAGTGCAGTTCATTTGGAATGGCTCAACTACGTCGATAGCAAAACCAAAGAGTTCAAACCGGCAGAAGAATTACGGGCAATGTTTCACAAAGTTGGCGTTGTCCCCGAACGTGAAGTCATCACCTATTGACAAGGCGGTATCCGTGCGGCGCACGGACTCTTTACACTGCGACTTCTCGGCTTTGATCATGTTCGTAATTATGACGGGTCGTGGGGAGAGTGGGGCAATCGCGAAGATTTACCGTTAGAGAAATAAAAGGGAGTATGGTGTTGCACTACTTCACTCGCTTTGTGTGGGTCCCTTTGTTGTTCGTGAATCTCTTGCTGGGGGGTAGCTCAGCGGCATTCGCTGAGAACAAAGGGCAGGGGACCTTGGTTGTCGAAGCCTTAGGCGAAGGCGGGCAATCGAGTTCAACGCAAGCGCATCTCTACCCCGTAAACTCACAAACTCCAGTTGCGACCGTCAAAATGGGCGCTCCGGTCAATCTTCCTCCAGGGACCTATCGGCTCGAACTCGACGTCCTCGGAGGAAAG
It contains:
- a CDS encoding FtsX-like permease family protein; amino-acid sequence: MSLKLLAMTIRVAMRSLRRNALRSILTMLGIIFGVGAVIAMVAISQGADAFIQSQINSLGTNIIMVMPGATTSGGARSGYGAASTLTVADALAIPRDCPSVAAVTYLKRQTMQVVAGNQNWSTMIQGVSVDYFTVRDWPIVSGRVFTRQEEITAARVALLGESATRNLFAQGQDPLGATIRIQNVPFQVIGLLSVKGQTGWGQDQDDTVVIPFSTAERKLIGAEILGLVNLMLVSARDARLTTQAEQEIRTLLRARHRIPPEQKEEDFSLRRLQEIADASAGASQVMTILLASVASIALVVGGIGIMNILLVSVTERTREIGLRMAVGAKARHILMQFLVEAFILSFVGGLIGVAVGVGSAHLVARFAHWPSLVSPVAVIGSLVFSGIVGIIFGYYPAYKASRLDPIEALRYE
- a CDS encoding alpha/beta hydrolase — protein: MSAEKSSLSERDSQQRVPTGHVLTLRGTTLHYLAWGEATNPPLLLLHGGAAHAHWWDHVATVLARNFYVLALDLRGHGDSSWVHDRAAYQIEDYVADLVETVATLALPPFVLIGHSLGGLVAMSYASAHSSNLRSLVIVDIGPRIGSSRFMRLLRWMPSPVYANEEEVSARFRLLPEQTSASPELFRYIAWHSVRRQEDGSFTLKVDRATFGREPRDLRTQLPHIQCPTLILRGRESHNLSSETMAEMLRLCPHALGVEIAGAGHHIFLDTPQEFLVEVQRFLLGE
- a CDS encoding NAD-dependent deacylase, whose amino-acid sequence is MQDLIERAAQLIRHARKTIALTGAGISAEGGIPTFRDPGGLWDRYDPEEYATIEAFRRTPGKVWQMMRDFVELKTARPNPGHFGLAQLEQMGFLHCIITQNVDNLHQDAGSQDVVEFHGNMRQVICQGCQKVLPLEDIALDTLPPYCSCGGVFKPAGVFFGEPIPQHAMYRSQEAAQSCDLILVIGTSAVVYPAADIPRVAKQSGAHVIEINPERTDLTGPIADFIIQEKAGVAIPQIIAAIKAMAS
- a CDS encoding methyltransferase domain-containing protein, which encodes METIYSFEFLQALFNEMAGSYDRVNYLTSFGFSHRFRRQFIDKANLSVGHTVCDLMCGRGECWSFILDRIGQGGKLIALDLSPGMLEGARQRLKRHPQHTVTVMEGNALATGLPDASLDRVLVAFGLKTLAPELRSGLATELYRILRPWGVVSAIEMPEPRTWVLRPVFMWYLKKVVPIFGRLLLGNPANYRMLGVYTERFQGCEPVVDEMRAAGFDAQLVSYFHGCATGIVAQKPAS
- a CDS encoding MFS transporter; its protein translation is MHWPPRYTILLLLFLLSLVNYIDRVNISITAPVMMPELGWDTAWFGVVFSAFVAGYAVFMIPSGLLADTRSPKTILAVACLGWSFFTLLTPLGQYSFLLMWMLRFLVGAFEATSLPAATVINSRWVPKHELGIAQMISLSGIYAGQLIAYPISTWIVKSFSWRAVFYFNAVVGFLWIALWLWKGADHPAETTGEKSTVQSEKTKVPLGALLSTPAVLALSLAYFFWAYGLSMVVAWLPTYLVNARGFTMQQMGWVGMLPVAGGLIGVLGGGVASDWMTKQGVSKTWARKGIPAIAIACSAPFLAVAATIVSPMHAVFAFAVFQLLTTLGLVAFWSIPVEMNGRLAGSIASIMNFGGNFGGFFSPMVAGYIVSQTKDWSLPFYTAAAGCLLGAIVLGFCVPVRSIEFLATPESSKASQPTTSVG
- a CDS encoding gluconokinase; its protein translation is MIIILMGVSGSGKTTIGQHLAQSLGWTFYDGDDFHPQTNIDKMQQGIPLTDDDRDSWLSALQQLIARLLQNDRSAVLACSALKQIYRSRLQQHPKQVRFVYLKGDYALIRQRLMARQGHFMRADLLGSQFAALEEPHEVLTVDISQSPESIVTVITSAFLLS
- a CDS encoding NAD(P)-dependent oxidoreductase, with product MAILITGGTGFLGRHLTRHLLAQGEKDVVVLDAVPNMAAIADVASQVKVVPGDVMEVTALIDTIKKYKVEGIIHLAYLLGTGGIRNPLPSINVNCIGTTNIFEAARLTEIPRVVYMSSVAVYPMRTTLGGPELGEDDPPTPDSVYGACKLFNEHIASYYAQAYGLETIGIRPTSVFGIGRGQRRGADADHFMVSPELALLGKPVVMPPHEQVSDWMYVLDAAEVFRRAYYTKNLTHRIFNMSGVCRKTGDITAYLRDILPQAKISVSEKPYVMTTLVKTDRLQKELDFTPKYTVEEGILAYLNDVRKREGMRLE
- a CDS encoding LLM class flavin-dependent oxidoreductase, with amino-acid sequence MDFGVSFQSHIGNSWKHAMLAEQMGFANAWFVDTQMLASDVYACMALAAEHTSQIRLGTAVTIVGTRIAPVIAHSIATINQLAPGRVILGIGTGHTAWRAMGMQPVRLQTFRHAIEVCRGLLRGEEIEYHDRGYHSMIRFFDREHGYINVKDPVPIYVAAASPKALGIAGALGDGLITISTLSPEVLRATLVPVAQQRTQPGEFPVVTVGIACVLRSGESVTSPRVLARVGPRIAVALHYGYEVMRQGKPAPSYLQPFLTPEYCAYLDKRWTEIHATHSRFLHPGEEAFITPEAIKAMSLTGTRDEVISVLRKLSATGLSQFVISPPWGYVEESIVEFSQEIIRHYR
- a CDS encoding sulfurtransferase produces the protein MADQGYARPEMLTTTEWVAAHLNDANLCLVDCDNRDAYRRAHIPGAITFRGHHYLKEEEGAVHIMGPEKFAATMSALGIGDDTLVIAYDSFSGLYAARFWWALNYYGHTQAKVVNGGWDKWLAEGRPVTMATPQAKKATFTVRPQESMIARWDYVRDSIGRSDRTLLDVRSDDEWAGVNARGTKRGGRVPSAVHLEWLNYVDSKTKEFKPAEELRAMFHKVGVVPEREVITY